The genome window tctcggaggatgtgttggtaccattctttattcatggctgtgttcttaggcaaaattgtgagtgagcccactcccttggctgagaagcaaccccacacatgaatggtctcatgatgctttactgttggcatgacacaggaccttgtcttctccagacaaaggggattcatcagagaacatgactttaccccagtcctcagcagtccaatccctgtaccttttgcagaatatcagtctgtccctgatgtttttcctggagagaagtggcttctttgctgcccttcttgacaccaggccatcctccaaaagtcttcgcctcactgtgcgtgcagatgcactcacacctgcctgctgccattcctgagcaagctctgtactggtggtgccccgatcctgcagctgaatcaactttaggagatggtcctggcgcttgctggactttcttgggcgccctgaggccttcttcacaacaattgaaccgctctccttgaaattCTTGATGAtcagataaatggttgatttaggtgcaatcttactggcagcaatatccttgcctgtgaagccctttttgtgcaaagcaatgatgacggcacgtgcttccttgcaggtaaccatggttgacagaggacgaacaatgattccaagcaccaccctccttttgaagcttccagtctgttattcgaactcaatcagcatgacagagtgatctccagccttgtcctcacacctgtgttaacgagagaatcactgacatgatgtcaactggtccttttgtggcagggctgaaatgcagtggaaatgtttttgggggattcagttcatttgcatggcaaagagggactttgcaattaattgcaattcatctgatcactcttcataacattctggagtatatgcaaattgccatcatacaaactgaggcagcagactttttgaaaatgaatatttgtgtcattctcaaaacttttggccacgactgtatagctGAACACAACTTTACTACAAACGCGTGCTGAGGTGGGCATGCCCTGAGCTCGTGAAGTGATCGCTACTTGGAACGCTACTGAAGCGAAATTGGAGTGGGGGAGCAGGACgacgctccagcctttgggaatctcAATCCACGCTCCACTCAAATTGGGCACGCTCTGCTCcgctccgctcacatactctggtgTGATGTGgaacttcaaactcagtacccATCTAGGTTCCCCATTCCTTTATGTTGTTCTAACTTAAAATTAAAGAAGAAGTGAGCCATTACTCCAGAGGCAGGGGTATTTAAACTCAGAGAACACTCAGTAGGCTGTGATAGCTGCTGTCATTTCACACTGACACAAGGTGAGTCTTTTCCTTTACACCTTTTTATGTCATAGTGCTAAATTCTgaagtttgacaaaaggcacataATGCTAGCTGTAATTGTATGCTTTCAATGTGTTGGCTGATCATTTGTGCGTATATCAACAGGACGTTTTAGGAGTCTTTGACTAGAAAAGTCTTACAGTAACATGGAGGATTTTGACTATAAAGAATATGGAGAAGATTATACTGCTGACAATGAAACATATGAAAACACCTCTGTGagtggctcagtgactttcaaccatCCCAGGTCCTTTTCAGTGGAAACTGGAATCAATATCCTTATATCACTACTGGGTCTCAGTGGAAATGCTATAGTAATTTGGATCTCTGGCTTCAAGATGAGGACATCGGTCAACACCACTTGGTACCTCAGTCTGGCCATCTCAGACTTTctgttctgtgtctgtctgcccttTAACATTGTATACATGGTCACCTCACACTGGCCCTTTGGGCTGGTTATGTGTAAGCTGACTTCCTCCACTATGTTCCTCAACATGTTCAGCAGCGTCTTCCTGCTGGTTCTGATCAGTGTTGACCGCTGCGTGTCAATCACTTTTCCTGTCTGGGCTCAGAACAACCGGACCATTCCCAGAGCATCCGGAGTGGTCGTCCTTGTGTGGGCCCTCTCTGCTGCCCTGACTGTACCCTCACTGGTCCACCGCCAGATCAAAACACATGGGGCTGATACACTGTGCTATACTGATTATCAGTCTGGGCACAAGGCAGTGGCTCTAAGTCGATTTGTCTGTGGCTTTGTGATTCCTCTTTTGATTATAGTCTTCTGCTACTCAGTTATCTTTGTGCAGCTCAGGAGTCGCCCCATGAAATCCACTAAACCTGTCAAGGTAATGACTGTCCTCATTGTGTCCTTCTTCGTTTGCTGGGTGCCCTATCACACctttgtcctgttggaggtgAACTTGGGCAACCACAGTCTTGAGATGCTCTACACTTGGCTGAAGGTGGGCAGCACAATGGCTGCAGCAAACAGTTTCCTTAACCCCATACTGTATGTGTTAATGGGTCATGACTTTCGGCAAACCCTAAAGAGGTCTGTTCTGTGGAAGATAGAAAATGCAATGGCAGAAGATGGGCGTACAGGTGGACGTAACCTCTCAAAGTCTGGGTCTTTTGAGAGTAAAGCTTTCACACACGTCTGAGGTTTAAGATTGTGTCATTTTATTGAGGTTGTTTGTAAGTTTGTAACGATGGTACCTTTTTGCACtgcttctatagatgttatatgaTTTGTAATGTATTAATTCAGTGTTACTGTGTAAATATGAGTTTCAATGGATATCAAAAGGCGTGTCTGATTAAAATCTGTTACATTAGTTCTATTCAATTAGTTGTCAAAGTTATGGACACTCATGTTTTCTTAAAGtatctactgaacaaaaatataagccgaaataaaagatcccagaaatgttccatactcataaaaagcttatttctctcaaatgttgtgcacaaaaattgtttacaaccatgttagtaagcatttctcctttgctaagataatccatccacctgaaaggtgtggcatatcaagaagctgatacagtatgatcattacacaggtacaccttgtgctggggacaataaaaggccactttaaaatgtttagttttgtcacataacaccaTGCCACAGATTCCTTACATttagagggagcgtgcaattgacatgctgactacaggaatgtccaccagagctgttgccagaaaatgtaatgttaatttctctaccattgtcacatcctgaccatagaaagatgttattttctatggtagagtaggtcagggcgtgacaggtttttctctctctatgttttctatttctatgtttaggttctagttttgtatttctatgttggggttttgtttgggatggtctctaattggagatcatacttaagtaggggtttttccacctgggttttgtgggtgattaattttgagttgtgtatgtgttcatctctgtgtcacggtttgttgtggtttttcattcagtgtatttatgtattgcatagtttcacagtataaataaaatgtgaaacgacacacacgctgcactttggtcctcttctccttttgacgatcgtgacaaccatatgctgcctccaacattgttttagagaatttttcCAGTACGCCCAACTggcctcaaaaccgcagaccacatgtaaccacgccagcctaggacctccacatccggcttcttctcctgcgggattgtctgagaccagccactcagccagctgatgaaactgaggagtatttctgtctgtaataaagcccttttgtggggaaaaactcagtctgaatggctgggcctggctccccagtggatggatctatgcccttccaggcccacccttggctgtgcccctgcccagtcatgtgaaatcaatagattatggaggggctaatttatttattttaattgactgacctgtaactcagtcaaatcattGAAGTTGTTGCGTTTATAGTTATGTTCAGTATCTTTGGGTAACAAACAAAAAAGAACCCTTCCACGATTAAGCAACTGTGTGCTACAACACGTGATAGTTCAAGAACTGGGGTTGTGCAATGACTGAAAATAATATCATGATTCGTAGGAAGAGGTTGAGGTTAAAAACGTTCAAATAGATTTATCCTAGGCATCCTTTTCACCTTTTCCTCTCCACAAAGCGAGGGGGTTAAATCCAACATGGCCTCCATACCTGCAATCGAACTCAAGCATCAGGGCTTTGTAGGGGTTGCTGATCATTACAATGCTGGAGTCAAAGGCATGAATCGCCTCCCTGCCACTCATGGGTCTTTATGCAGATAGTTCTGCCTTTGCACCAATAATCTCTCTCTCATTTTAAACATGTTAAAGGGGACCCTTCAGTATTTTACAACTTAAAGTTACAGTCACAAAATGGACAGTGGGCCATTGACTCAACTGGTGTGGTGGGGTGTTCATGGGTCAATTTAATAAGCCTGCTCGTTGGGTTTTTCCCTTTGTAGTAGAGGGGACCATCAAAGTCGTAGCTGCCAGTGTAGAATCCTGTGGACAATTATATCAGGTGACGTGCCCAGGTGTTTCCTGTCCCTGGGAAGCTGGCTAATGCCATCAGCTTTTTTGACAGGCAGAGCAGGAAACACCTGTCCATGCAGCAGCTGTTTGAACAGGAACAGACAAGCTTTGGTCCTGGATTACGAGATTAGCTAAAGTGTAATATTCAACCAGTGTAAAGCAGAAGTAGAAATCAGCACAGAGATGATGACCTAACTACATATTGAAACATGGGGCATCTGCAGAACAACAAAACAAATACCTAAGAGGAAGTCAGTACCCTGTTCCCACCCATGATGCAGTGCATGGGGGTTTTGTGGAAATGAAAGTCCCTAAATAAACGCCACAAGTCACTCACCACCACTCAGCAGGCAAGCTTGCATAATAATGGCGTGATGTGCAAAGTGAAAATGACAGCTTGGGACTGATGTTGcgtaaaataatttaaaaaaattgtacGACCCTACTGGAATGCTCACCCTTGATTCGAGTCTTACACCATGAAGTAGTCCTGAGTGCCACAGTGCTCCAGCTCTTCTCCAGGGCAGCTCGGCAAACACATCTCTTTATCATCCTGCTCATGCAGGGGGAACAAGAATGTAGGGTAACCACAAAGGCACCACTGACCCCAAAGAACAGCCAGAGACAACACCTAGGGGAGGATACAAACTTCAGGTTCAACTGAGTGACAAGATTTGATGTAGATAATGAAGACACTATGGTGAGGTTTTCCGTTAACTGAATTCATTTTCCATTTAAAATAGAATGAAGATAGAGGTTTCCTGACCTGATCAGTGCAGAAATCCCCAAATGCAGGATGTCAGCCCTGATGGGGAAAGCCTCTGTTACGTTCACTGGCTTCTTGAAGCCCACTTTAAAAACGTCTCTATTCCATCTGTGTAGAGAGAGAATGGGTTAGCTAGTGGATTAACATTATCAAGAATATGTACAGAAAAATAAACAATTCACTGTGTCCAACAGTGTCCGGAGCTGATTCTAAGAAGACGATGGATAGCCGATCGGGTCCTCTACAGATGATGCTCTGGTCCCCCTTGCAGTCCATATTACAGTTAGTCTCTGAGGCGTTAGGGGCCTGGACCGGCCACAATAACACTCAGCTCCAAATTCCAGCCCTGCATACAGGTAGCCTCTGATGCAGAGGACACCAGCATGAGTTACTTTTACCCCTGGGTATACTGACAAGAAAGCTTAAAAAAGACATAGAAATCACATAGAGGCCATCAATACAAGTAGGGAACAATTGAATAGTTGTTACTTAGTgatgaggtagtagtagtagagcacAACCCTATGGAAAATGTGAATGTATCAGTTGTATTATTGAGTGAGTGACTGtgtgagtgggtgagtgagtgagtgagtgctgggcgagtgagtcagtgagtgggtgagtgagtgactgagtgagtgactgagcaCGTGGGATTCCTGTTGATTTCTCCCTCCTTACTACTGGAAAGACAGTGACCTACTGTACCTTCCAGCACAGTTGTTCTGACATTGGAGGACTGACATTTTCTTGTCATCAAAGAAAGACACCCCTCTAAGGGTCCTCTTCTGTGAATTGTCAATATAGCAACCAGGAGGTTGGACAGCAGGGGatcatttaaaaaacaaatacttGTCCACACAAAAACTGAGGTTGTGTATTTCCCCTAGGATAACCCGTCCTTCTCCTTTGGTCTGACACTCACCAAggtacactacataaccaaaagtatttggacacctgctcgtcgaacatctcattccaacatcatgggcatgaatatggagttggtcccccctttgctgctgtaacagcctccactcttctacgaaaaactccctagaaaggcggagggaacctaggaagaaacctagagaggaaccaggctctaagGGTTGAccggtcctcttctggctgtgcccggTGGAGATTATAAAAGTACATGGGCATTAAGGCCATATCGTTCTTATcattcaaacgttcatagatgaccagcagggtcaaagaCTAATCACAGTGGGTATAgatggtcagcacctcaggaataaatgtcagctggcttttcatagccaagcattaagaggtcgagacagcaagtgcgggagagagagagagttgtctcTGATaaactctctcgttatctctctcagaacaatcGTCTTGTCTCTAACCAGATAGGCTGGtgggtcactcaaccgagactgctcttctctgtgtcacggagaaTCTCTgtactgccaaagctgactctctctcctctgttctcatcctcctagatccaTCTGCTGCCttcgacaccgtgaaccatcagatcctcctctccaccctctcagggctgggcgtctcaggctctgcacacgctcaggccgctcctaccaggtgatgtggagaggatctgtgtctgcaccacatactctcactattggtgtcccccagggcttcgTTCTAggccctcccctcttctctctatgCACCACGTCactggctctgtcatatcctcacatggtctctcttatcattgctatgcagatgacactcaactacttttatCCTTCCCACCTTCTGACACACAGGTGGTGACACACATCTCTGCGTGcatggcagatatctcagctcaGTCGCCCCCCCAACCCCAAAAGCCCTGACTCCAACACATCCATCAGTGTAGCTGTTTTGAATGCCTTGATACCCTCCTCTTCATTATCTGTGCCCCACTTTACAGACAACACCCCCATCCAACGACTGTGATCTGAGGACCCTTTTTAGCAGCGACGGAGTAATGAACTTGGCcctaaccactgctccaaaattgcTGGCTGTAAACCTCCTTCTCTTCATGGTGTGCCAGTTGGGGTTGATGCAATGTCCGACTGCTGCCTGCTGTATAGCTTCCTGCTGCTCCACCGACAGCGCCATGACAGCCAGGATGCCTACATGCCCCAGGTGCCCTTGTTTTTTAACAATGTCTGGTGATGACAGGGAAGGTAGTGGTTGTTCTGGCTCAGGTTCAAGGAGCCCTGTCATTCCACTGAACATGCCACGGAGATGGTTCCTTAGTCACTGAAGATCCTCCTCTGTGGGCTCTCGGGATATAGGGTTGTAGTCTTCGGCCGGGTACTCCACTGACTGCACCTGGTTGGGCACGGCTGGCTTCCTCCACTCACATTCCACAGCCGTACGGCCGAAATTGTAGACCACCAAAATAGGCTGCATGGCTACACTTATGAGCTCCATGTGTGTCACCCTGCAACATACGTTGGAAATGATTTTTGAAAGATTGTCATCTTTTTGAGTGCTACACTATTTAGTATTTAGGCTGATGATTGCTTTAACTCTTCTGTTACTTACTAACGCTTTATGTTGACTGTAGATCCCAACCACTGTCAGATGAAATGTATTATCTTTGAGCTTGAGTTGGGTTATCATGTATTGAATTATTTTTCTTGCATTTGCAAGTGGTAAAGTGACATGCCAAGAGGAAGGATATTAAGTGCCACATGCCTTTCAGTGCATGACTTTGAACATCTTGAAATGCATTTGTTGTAAGAAATGTGCTATATaagtaaagtttgatttgattgatgacattacagctgtagaataTTTAATGAACTGTATTTTTCACATGAGGACAAGTGCAGTTTTCCCATTAACTTTTCATTGATTGTGTGGGATTTTATCACTTGACATATCAATCATATAGTGGGAAGGATCCTATAATTCAAGGCTGAATGCATGTACCACACCGAAAAAATAAATACTGGCCATGAAACTACAATACAGGCTGGATGTCTTAACAGTCAATTCTGAATATCAATAGATTTTTAGATTCATTCTCATCAATGACAACATTCTAGAACTGAGTTATAAGTCATCTAAATCTGATATTCAGGATAATCTGGTTATATCATTAAGTGGCTCTTGTAGAATGACAGCTTTATTGAACACATTGTATTTATAAGATGCTCAAACTTAACTTAATAGCTACACTCACCAACACAGGATAAACTTTATCCCTCATGCTGGCCCTGACCAAACTGGTAAATT of Salmo salar chromosome ssa01, Ssal_v3.1, whole genome shotgun sequence contains these proteins:
- the LOC106564465 gene encoding C3a anaphylatoxin chemotactic receptor, which codes for MEDFDYKEYGEDYTADNETYENTSVSGSVTFNHPRSFSVETGINILISLLGLSGNAIVIWISGFKMRTSVNTTWYLSLAISDFLFCVCLPFNIVYMVTSHWPFGLVMCKLTSSTMFLNMFSSVFLLVLISVDRCVSITFPVWAQNNRTIPRASGVVVLVWALSAALTVPSLVHRQIKTHGADTLCYTDYQSGHKAVALSRFVCGFVIPLLIIVFCYSVIFVQLRSRPMKSTKPVKVMTVLIVSFFVCWVPYHTFVLLEVNLGNHSLEMLYTWLKVGSTMAAANSFLNPILYVLMGHDFRQTLKRSVLWKIENAMAEDGRTGGRNLSKSGSFESKAFTHV